One window from the genome of Megalobrama amblycephala isolate DHTTF-2021 linkage group LG4, ASM1881202v1, whole genome shotgun sequence encodes:
- the si:dkey-251i10.1 gene encoding ADP/ATP translocase 3, which yields MSETAISFAKDFLAGGIAAAISETAVAPIERVKLLLQVQHASKQIRVDKQYKGIVDCLVRIPKEQGFLSFWRGNMANVIRYFLTQALNFAFKDKYKKIFLEGVDSRTQFWRYFAGNLASGGAAGATSLCLVYPLDFARTRLAADVGKAGADREFTGLANCLVKIFKSDGPKGLYQGFNVSVQGIIIYRAAYFGIYDTAKGMLPDPENAHIVVSWMIAHTVTIVAGFISYPFDTVRRCMMMQSGRKGADIMYSGTLDCWRKTARDEGAKAFFKGAWSNVLRSMGGSIVLVLYDELKKIM from the exons ATGAGTGAGACCGCTATTTCATTCGCCAAGGACTTTTTGGCTGGTGGAATCGCCGCCGCGATCTCCGAGACTGCTGTTGCACCCATAGAAAGAGTCAAGCTGCTCCTTCAG GTCCAGCATGCCAGCAAGCAAATCAGAGTAGATAAACAATACAAAGGTATTGTAGACTGTTTAGTACGTATTCCCAAGGAGCAGGGCTTCCTGTCCTTCTGGAGAGGCAACATGGCCAATGTCATTAGGTACTTCCTAACACAGGCTCTCAACTTTGCTTTCAAGGATAAGTATAAGAAGATTTTCCTGGAAGGCGTTGACAGCCGTACCCAGTTTTGGAGGTACTTCGCTGGTAACCTGGCCTCTGGTGGTGCTGCTGGAGCCACATCTCTGTGCTTGGTCTACCCGCTTGACTTTGCCAGAACTCGTTTGGCTGCTGATGTCGGAAAGGCTGGTGCAGACAGAGAATTCACAGGCCTTGCAAACTGTTTAGTAAAGATCTTCAAGTCTGATGGTCCGAAGGGCTTGTATCAGGGCTTCAATGTGTCTGTGCAAGGCATCATCATCTACAGGGCGGCATACTTCGGCATCTATGACACTGCAAAAG GCATGCTGCCCGACCCAGAGAACGCTCATATTGTGGTCAGCTGGATGATCGCTCACACCGTCACCATTGTCGCTGGCTTCATATCGTATCCCTTTGACACAGTACGTCGTTGTATGATGATGCAGTCTGGACGTAAAGGAG ctgacATAATGTACAGCGGCACACTTGACTGCTGGAGGAAGACTGCACGTGATGAGGGTGCCAAGGCCTTCTTCAAGGGTGCCTGGTCCAATGTGCTCAGAAGCATGGGTGGATCCATCGTCCTGGTGCTGTATGACGAGCTCAAGAAGATCATGTAA
- the si:dkey-251i10.2 gene encoding putative defense protein 3 has protein sequence MMDAVFFGAVILQVLTSALCFPNGAPTSACVDMMPRHGGTLPQPNPAPYTIQPSNTTFQTGSPITVVIKGPDYSGVLLEARSGSDTNAIGTWQTPPTNTKFLACSGNQQGAITHANTNIKNNSTLYTWIPPATAKSVFFMATVAQQRTVFWVNVKSPTLTQSGGGTSLDVNNSAERIATPVLMLLVVLLANVQCFVA, from the exons ATGATGGACGCTGTGTTTTTTGGGGCTGTCATACTACAAGTTTTGACCTCTGCTCTCTGCTTTCCAAACGGGGCACCAACTTCAGCATGTGTGGATATGATGCCGAGGCATGGAGGGACACTGCCCCAGCCAAACCCTGCTCCGTACACCATCCAGCCAAGCAACACAACTTTTCAGACTGGCAGTCCCATCACAG TTGTAATCAAAGGTCCAGACTATAGTGGCGTGCTCCTTGAGGCCCGCTCTGGATCCGACACAAATGCAATAGGAACCTGGCAGACACCTCCAACAAACACAAAGTTCTTAGCG TGTTCGGGAAACCAGCAAGGTGCCATCACCCATGCCAACACCAACATAAAAAACAACTCCACCCTCTATACCTGGATTCCACCAGCTACAGCAAAAAGCGTCTTCTTCAT GGCCACCGTAGCCCAGCAGCGCACTGTGTTCTGGGTAAATGTGAAATCACCGACTCTGACCCAAA GTGGAGGAGGAACATCACTTGATGTAAACAATAGTGCTGAAAGGATTGCCACACCTGTCCTGATGCTGCTTGTTGTTCTGCTGGCAAATGTTCAATGTTTTGTTGCTTAA